The Hyalangium gracile nucleotide sequence GAGGTGGAGCTGCTCTCGCGCATCCGGCATCCCCAGGTGCCACGGCTGCATGAGCATGGCTGGTGGACGCATCCGAGTGGCGTGGCCTTCCCGTACCTCGTCATGGACCGGATCGAGGGCAGGACGCTCTATCAGTGGGCCTCGGAACGTCCGCGGACCTCCCGGCAGGTGATGCGGCTGCTGGCGGACTTGGCGTGGGCGTTGGATGCGACACACCGGGCCGACTGCGTGCATCGGGACGTCAAGGGCGAGAACGTGCTGGTGAGCCCGGAGGGACGCGCCTTCCTCATGGACTTCGGAGCAGGTGACTTCAAGGGGGCGCGCACGCTCACTCGCGAGCTGCTCCCTCCCGGGACACCCTACTACCGCAGCCCCCAGGCGCTGCGCTTCCACTGGGTCCATCGCCACGAGCGCGGAGCCCACTACGAGCCGGGTCCCGCGGATGACGTGTACGCGTTGGGGGTGACGGCTTACGTCCTGGTGACGGGCGGGTATCCTCCGTGCCGGGTGGAACCGCAGTGGGATAAGGAGCCCGCGAAGCTTCCACCGTCGCTGCCGCTGCCGCCACTGAGCGAATTCGCCACGGTGTGCCCGGAGCTGGACGCCCTCATTCTGCGCATGCTGTCGGATGAGCCCGAGGCTCGAGGAAGCGCAGGGGAGGTTGCTCACGCCCTCGAGCACGCTGGGAATCCTGCGAGCCCGAAGGCAGACGTTCCCATCGTCCCTCGCGAGAGCGGGTCTGCATCCGATGGGAAGCACGCGAGTTCATCTAGCAGAGGTCGCTCGCTGAAGACGCTGGGGATCGCCTCTTCGGCTGCGGGCATCCTCTTGGCGGCTGCTGCATGGTGGGGGACGCAG carries:
- a CDS encoding serine/threonine-protein kinase; this encodes MANQLTYAVQGALPASTQIGHWRVQEVLGKGAFGTVYGVERAEAAEAGAFALKLASTPDDPRFEREVELLSRIRHPQVPRLHEHGWWTHPSGVAFPYLVMDRIEGRTLYQWASERPRTSRQVMRLLADLAWALDATHRADCVHRDVKGENVLVSPEGRAFLMDFGAGDFKGARTLTRELLPPGTPYYRSPQALRFHWVHRHERGAHYEPGPADDVYALGVTAYVLVTGGYPPCRVEPQWDKEPAKLPPSLPLPPLSEFATVCPELDALILRMLSDEPEARGSAGEVAHALEHAGNPASPKADVPIVPRESGSASDGKHASSSSRGRSLKTLGIASSAAGILLAAAAWWGTQLDWEGLSGAQEERHSVSEDRGIVAVGDGARLVSTNSSPHQTPSMGLGLDMPKKPLPGQRVPPCREGFEVEIELTEGQKDTRSCWIKGDVQGSACKAHGYEYRGGCYAPSYPPPKLPQSMRP